From a region of the Malania oleifera isolate guangnan ecotype guangnan chromosome 12, ASM2987363v1, whole genome shotgun sequence genome:
- the LOC131144159 gene encoding protein E6-like, producing MASSAKFFSFIFLLAVSSVQIHARESELFSKFGKSQQESQLPTRDASLNNRDDEPEFVPETSQNGYGLFGNEPGQLPPTTTTTTTSTPASYASAATYSTSKNSQLPKSGDTLYRYRDTPTTVTIPATATTTTAYSTSENSHKTKAGEPLYRYRDTAAAASAGVGGAGNYYNGVNRYESQKQGIGQTRLTGRQNSYWSSASTGGYNNGVNGYTNQQPQFQQQSQRQGMSDTRYIANGRFYYDVNADRSLDNNNRNYGIKNVYGNSRVATYRNGNGYNSNNQGFSNSYDNEFYHPNGRERYQTQMQIQEEDDEFVP from the coding sequence atgGCGTCCTCTGCAAAATTCTTCTCCTTCATCTTCCTCCTAGCCGTCTCCTCTGTGCAGATTCACGCCAGAGAGAGCGAGCTCTTCAGCAAGTTCGGAAAATCGCAGCAGGAGTCCCAGCTCCCCACCAGAGATGCCTCTCTGAACAACCGCGACGACGAGCCTGAGTTCGTCCCGGAAACTTCCCAGAACGGCTACGGCCTCTTCGGTAATGAACCCGGCCAGCTCCctcccaccaccaccaccactacgACGTCCACTCCCGCCTCTTACGCCAGCGCCGCCACCTACTCCACTTCCAAAAACTCTCAGCTACCCAAATCCGGCGACACCCTTTACAGGTACAGAGACACCCCCACCACCGTCACCATCCCCGCCACCGCCACCACCACCACCGCCTACTCCACTTCCGAAAACTCCCACAAAACCAAAGCCGGCGAGCCCCTCTACAGGTACAGAGACACCGCCGCCGCCGCTTCCGCCGGTGTCGGTGGTGCCGGGAACTATTACAACGGCGTCAACAGGTACGAGAGCCAGAAGCAGGGCATCGGCCAGACGAGGCTCACCGGCCGGCAAAACAGCTACTGGAGCAGCGCCAGCACCGGAGGATACAACAATGGCGTGAACGGGTACACCAACCAACAGCCACAGTTCCAGCAGCAGTCGCAGAGGCAGGGCATGAGCGACACCAGATACATTGCCAACGGGAGATTTTATTACGACGTGAACGCCGATCGGAGCCTCGACAACAACAATCGGAACTATGGGATCAAGAATGTGTACGGTAACTCGAGAGTGGCCACTTACAGGAATGGAAATGGATACAATTCCAACAACCAGGGTTTCTCTAACAGTTATGACAATGAGTTTTATCACCCTAATGGCAGAGAAAGGTACCAGACCCAGATGCAGATTCAAGAGGAAGACGACGAGTTTGTGCCATGA
- the LOC131143941 gene encoding protein E6-like has product MASSAKFFSFILLLTISSAEIHGRESEFFSRFGRNYQQQQSELPTTQVPALTKQDQQPDFLPQATQNAYGYGLFSNEPAQLAPNGGAPPTYPSSENSQKSKSGEPLYRYRDASTTPAANGGATTYASSENSQQLKSGEPLYRYRDTTTPAANGGASTYASSENSQQSKPGEPLPRYRAAAAAAAPGAENSYNGVNGYETQKKGVGETRLTGRQTNYWNNAGDGYSQLATGGFNGRMNTQQQQQKQQRQGMSDTRYIANGRFYYDVNADRSSDNGNRKFRTNNAYGNSNAIGFSNGNGYNSDKQSSSKSNGSDFYTPNGRESYQSQTQIQEKDEEFVP; this is encoded by the coding sequence ATGGCTTCCTCTGCAAAATTCTTCTCCTTCATCCTTCTCCTGACAATCTCCTCTGCGGAGATCCATGGCAGAGAGAGCGAGTTTTTCAGCAGGTTCGGACGAAATTACCAGCAGCAGCAGTCCGAACTCCCCACCACCCAAGTCCCTGCTCTGACCAAACAAGACCAACAGCCTGATTTCCTCCCGCAAGCCACACAGAACGCCTACGGCTACGGCCTCTTCTCCAATGAACCTGCCCAGCTCGCCCCCAACGGCGGCGCCCCACCCACCTACCCCTCTTCCGAAAACTCCCAGAAGTCCAAATCCGGCGAACCCCTTTACAGGTACAGAGACGCCAGTACCACCCCTGCCGCTAACGGCGGTGCCACCACTTACGCCTCTTCCGAAAACTCTCAGCAGCTCAAATCCGGCGAACCGCTTTACAGGTACAGAGACACCACCACCCCTGCCGCTAACGGCGGTGCCTCCACCTACGCCTCTTCCGAAAACTCCCAGCAATCGAAACCCGGCGAACCACTTCCCCGGTACAgagccgccgccgccgccgccgctcCCGGCGCAGAGAACTCTTACAACGGCGTCAACGGGTACGAGACCCAGAAGAAGGGCGTCGGCGAGACGAGACTTACCGGCCGCCAAACCAACTACTGGAACAACGCCGGCGACGGCTACAGCCAGCTGGCGACCGGAGGGTTCAACGGCCGCATGAACacccagcagcagcagcagaagcaGCAGAGGCAGGGCATGAGCGACACCAGATATATTGCAAACGGGAGATTCTATTACGACGTGAATGCCGATCGAAGCTCCGATAACGGAAACCGGAAATTTAGGACCAACAATGCGTACGGGAACTCGAACGCGATCGGTTTCAGTAATGGAAATGGATACAATTCCGACAAGCAGAGTTCTTCCAAGTCTAATGGCAGTGATTTTTATACCCCTAACGGCAGAGAGAGTTACCAGAGCCAGACGCAGATTCAAGAGAAAGACGAGGAGTTTGTGCCATGA